A stretch of DNA from Synergistaceae bacterium:
AGTCTTGCTGCGGGCGGCATTTTGTGCTTCACCTCGCAGAAATCTTGTAGTATAGTCAAGCCATTGATTTAATACATATAGTGTGTAACTATATTGTCGCTTTATTAATTTATAAATATGAAAATTTATCGCGATAATTATCACCGCAAATATAAATAATATTAAATCACGCATTGTGTGCACTCTTCTCTCGTAAAAATTCCCGATCAAGATACCATTTTGCTTTTGTCAGAGCTGTTAATCTGTCCTCGCCCTGTTTGAGTCCTGCACGGGTTATGTATTTTATGACGTTACCGAGATT
This window harbors:
- a CDS encoding DUF3310 domain-containing protein, which produces MNESKSSVQINHPDYYKAGGIEAIDFIEANSLNFNLGNVIKYITRAGLKQGEDRLTALTKAKWYLDREFLREKSAHNA